Within the Pelagovum pacificum genome, the region CGCCCAGCGCGCCTTGCGGTCGAGGTCGCTGCGCCAGTGCTGGAACTCGACCAGTTGCCGGCCGATCCGCACGACGGGGTTGAGCGAGGTGAAGGGATCCTGCGCGATGGTCGCGATCGACGCGCCGAGCAGCCTGCGCCGCGCGTCGGGCGCCATCGCCGCGATGTCGGTGCCCTCGAACCGGATCGCGCCGTCGACGCGCGCCGACTTCGGCAGCAGCCCGGTCATCGCGGCGGCGAGGCTCGACTTGCCCGACCCGCTTTCGCCGACGAGGCCGAGCGTCTCGCCCTCCTCCACGGTCAGGGTCACGTTGCGCACCGCCGGGGCGACCTTCGGGTCGCGCGAGTAGCGGATCGAAACGGCGGTGAGATCGAGAACGGCGGTCATTTGCGGCCTCCCGCGGCCTTGGGATCGAGCGCGTCGCGCAGGCTCTCTCCGAAGAAGGTGAAGGCGATGGTGGCGAAGATGATCGGCAGGCCGGCCGTCATCGCGATGTGCGGCGCCTGGCGAAGGTAGGCGTAGCCTTCCGACAGCATGGTGCCCCAGCTCGCCTCGGGCGGCTGGACGCCCTGACCGAGGAACGACAGCCCGGACTCGATGCCGATGACTGCGGGGATGTCCATCGCGACCAGCACGAGGATCGGCCCGATAAGGTTGGGCAGCAGGTGCGTCACGCCCAGTCGCAGCTTCGAGGCGCCCATCGCCTGCGCCGCAATGATGTAGTCGGCGTTGCGCAGCACCAGCACCTGATTGCGCACGACCCGGAAGTAGCCCGGCGCCATCGAGATCGTGATGACGGTGATGAGCGTCACCATCGACGGCCCGTAGATCGACACGAGCGCGAGCGCGAACAGCACAAGAGGCAGCGCCTTCAGCGAGTCGTTGAGCAGCACCAGCAGGCTGTCGAGCCACTTCGGCCCGAGCCCCGAGATCATACCGAGCGCGATCCCGACCGCCAGCGCCCCGAAGGTGCCGGACAGCGCGACGCGCATCGCGGTGCGGGTGCCGTAGATGATCCGGCTCAGCACATCGCGGCCCAGCTGGTCGGTGCCCAGCCAGTGCGCGAGCGACGGCCCCTGCATCCGCTCGAGCGGCGAGATCGCGATCGGATCGTAGGGCGCAACCAGCGGCGCGAAGATCGCGGCGAGGAACATCACGACGATGAAAGAGAGTGATGTCGCGCCGACCGGGTTCTTCAGCAGCCGGCCGAGGATCGCGGCGGCGGGCCGGGCCTTGGCGCGGCGGGCTTTGGCGGGGGGCATGGTGGCGGTGATGTCGGTCATCCGTCTCACCCCTGTTCCGCCACGCGCGGGTCGAGCAGCGCGATCGCCGCGTCGGCGAGAAAGTTCGCCGCGACATAGAGCGCCGTCGTCACCACCACCGAGCCGAAGAGAACCGGGAAGTTCCGGCTGATGACCGCATCGTAGGCGAGGCTGCCGAGGCCGGGCCGTGCGAAGACCACTTCGACCAGCACCGCACCCGACAGCAGGTTGCCCATACCAACGCCGAGGACCGACAGGACCGGCACCACCGCGATCGGCAGCACGAAGCGCATCGCGATGCGGAAGTCGGAGACGCCGAAGGCGCGGTATGTCTTGACGTGGTTCTCGCCCAGCACCTCCAGCATGGAGACCCGCACCAGCCGCGCGATATAGCCGACCCACGCGATCCCGACGGCGAGCGATGGCAGCACGAGGTGGCTGATCTGGTCGCCGAGGTCGCCCGGCTCCCCTGCGCCGATGGCGGGGAACCACTTCAGAGTGACGGCGAACAGCATCAGCCCGTAGATCGCCATCAGGAACGCCGGCAACGCGACGACCGAGGTCGAGATGATACCGACGATCCGGTCGATCCAGCTGTTCGGCTTCAGCGCCGACCACACGCCGAGCGGCAGCCCCACGACGATCGCCCAGCCAAGCCCGGTGATGGCGAGCACCACGGTGCGCGGCAGCGCCGCAAAGACGAGATCGGTCACCGGCCGCTGCGACAGCAGATCGGTTCCCATGTCGCCCTGCAGCAGCGACAGTATGTAGTTGATCGCCTGTACGAAAAGCGGATCGTCGAGGCCCATCCGCTCGCGGAACGCCTCCTTCTGAAGCTCCGTCGCACGAGGGCCGAGCGCGATCGTCGCCGGGTCGCCCGGCACCGCGTAGATCAGCAGGAACAGGACCATGAGCGCGATCACCAGCACCGTCAGGGCCAGCAGGAATCGTCGTGTCAGGTAAGTCGCCATATCGTCCCTTCGCGTCGCGCCAGTGCCGCAATCTGGTAATATATTACGCAATACGTTGCGGCAGACAGTTGCCGTGTGGAAGAAGGGACCGAAGTTAATCGTGACGCGACGGACAAACGGCGGACTTTTGGGCGTAATGAGTGGAGGAATGACGTGCGATTGAGCAGTATCGAGGCGGAACGCCACTATGTCCTCGAGATCGAGGCCCCCGAGCGGAGCCCGAAACGCGTCTCGCTGACCGATCAGGCCTACGAGATCATCCGCCGCAGGATCGTTCTCTGCGAACTCGAACCGGGGCACACCTTCACCGAGGCGGAGCTCTCCGACCAGATGGCGATGAGCAAGACCCCGATCCGCGAGGCGCTCCTGCGGCTTCAGGTGGAGCGGATGGTGCAGGCGATCCCCCGGCGCGGCTACACCGTCACCCCCATCCACGTCTCCGACATCAACGACATCTTCGACTACCGCGTCATTATCGAGGGCGCCTGCGCCGAGCTCGCCGCGACGCAGGCCAGCGAAGACGACGTGGCCAAGCTCGCCGCGCTCGCCGAGCGATCCTCCGAGGAGTTCGACAGCATCGAGGGCTCCGACATCGACAGCGTCACGGAGCAGTCGCTGCTCAACAACGTCTTTCACGAATCCGTCGCCATCGCGGCCCGCAACGCGCGGCTGCACCGGGCGGCGGTCGGCGCGATCCGCGAATACGACCGGTTCTTCTTTCTCGAGTGGAGCGCGCCGTCCGTCTACCCGGAAAGCCACAGCGACCACCGCGAGATCGCCGCACGGATCGCCGCCCGCGATCCGCAGGGCGCCCGGCGCGCCATGATCTCCCACATCGAGAACGCCCGCGCCTCGCTGCTGGCCGCCGTGACGAACGCGACGGCCTCGGGCGCAGGTGAACTGCTACGTCTGCGCTGACCACGTCGGCGTTGCGGGCTTTCCCGGCGGCGCTATTCTCCCCGGTGCGGCAGGGCCGGCCGCGGAAGGACTCCCGCCGATGGATATCGAGGATTTGCAGACCTTCGTGGTCGTCGCCGACACCGGCGGCATCTCCGCCGCCGCCCGACGGCTGGGAATTGCGAAGTCCGTCGTCAGCCGCAGGCTCGCCAAGCTTGAAGCGGAACTCGGCGTGCAACTTCTGGCCCGAACGACCCGCGGCGCCGCGCTGACCGAGGCCGGCGCGATCTTCCGCGACCACGCCGCGCGGGCGGGGGCGGAGATCGACACCGCGCGCGAGACGATGCAGCCCGACGGCGCGCTTCAGGGACGGCTGCGGGTGGCGATGCCGCTGACCTTCGGGCCGACGCACTTCGCCCATGTCCTAGCCGAGATGGCGCGGCGCAATCCCATGCTGCGCATCCAGAGCGACTACAGCGACCGCTATGTCGACCTGATCGCCGAGGGGTTCGATTGTGCGATCCGTGTCGGACACCTGCCCGATTCCGACCTGCTCGCCCGGCGGGTCGGGCCGATCCGGGGCCAACTGGTTGCAAGCCCCGAATACCTCGCCGCGAACGGCGCGCCGGAGAGCCCGGCCGATCTCACCCGGCACGAGGCGCTGATGCAGGGGACGGAGGCCTGGCGGCTGACGGTCGAGGGCGAAATCGTCACGGTTCAGCCTCAGGGGCGCTACAAGGCGGACAACGGCACCGCGCTGCTCGCGGCGGCGCTGGCGGGCATCGGGATCGGCTACCTGCCCGATTGCGTGACCCATGAGCATCTCGAGTCCGGCGCCCTCGTCCCCGTTCTGACCGACTGCCCGCCGCCGCCGGCCGCAGCCTACGTCGTGCGGCCGCCGGGCCGGAACCCGGCACGCAAGATCAGGGTGCTGACCGAGATGCTGATCGAGGACTTCGAGACGAACCCCGCCCGATGGGGTCTCGCCGAATGACGTCGCGGCCCCGCCCGGCGTTCCGCAAACCGGAACAGGGCACGCCGCCTCCGACAACTAGCGTTCGACCTCTTCGGACATCTATGTCGGTCACGATAACAGAGGCCGCGGACCATGGGCCGGGCCGCAACGGAGGATCACCGAAATGAGTTGGAACCCAGCCTTCGATCCGGCATGCCCCGACGACGTCGGCCCCGACGCGATCGAGACGCTCATCATCCCGCGTTCGCGCGATCTCGGCGGGTTCGAAGTGCGCCGCGCGCTCCCCGCGCCGAAACGGCAGATGGTCGGGCCGTTCATCTTCTTCGATCAGGCCGGCCCGGCCGAATTCCTCACCGGACAGGGCGTCGACGTCCGCCCCCACCCGCACACCGGGCTCGGCACGGTGACCTACCTGTTCCAGGGCGACTTCCATCACCGCGACAGCACCGGGGCCGATCAGGTCATCCGCCCCGGAGAGCTGAACTGGATGATCGCGGGGCGTGGCGTGTCCCATTCCGAGCGGACCTCCTCGACCGCCCGCAGCGGCCCGAACAGCCTGTTCGGCATCCAGACGTGGCTCGCCCTGCCCGACGCGCACGAGGACATGGATCCGAGCTTCGAACATCACGGCAAGGGCACGCTCCCGGTGATCGAGGACGACGGCCTCTCCGTCCGGCTGATCCTCGGCACCGCCTACGGCGAGTCCGCCCCCGCGACGATGTTGTCGGAGACGTTCTATGCAGACGTCACCCTCGGCGCCGGCAAACTGCTGCCCATGCCGGACGATCACGAGGACCGGGGCATCTACATCGTCAGCGGATCGATCAGCGTCGCAGGACAGATGTTCGAAGCCGGACAGATGATGGTTTTCCGACCCGGGGACAGGATCTCGGTCGCCGGCGGGGAGCGGGGCGCACGACTGATGATCCTCGGCGGCGCGACGCTGCCCGGCCCGCGCTACATCTGGTGGAACTTCGTCGCGTCCTCGCGCGAACGGATCGAGGCCGCGAAGGCCGAGTGGCGGGCGGAGAAATGGGGCACCGGCCGCTTCGACCTGCCCGTCGACGATCGTGAAGAACATATCCCGCTGCCGACCTGATCCGACGCCCTCCGCAAGAAAGCGAGTCCCATGACGACCCACTGGCCCGAACTCGACTACCTCGGCTGGCGCGACACCTGTGCGGCGCTGCACCTCTACCTTCAGGTCGCCGGCAAGTACCGGCTGGCGCATACGCCGTGGCTGAACCACTCGTGGAACGCGACCTTCTACGTCACGCCGCGCGGGCTGACCTCGTCGCTCATCCCGGACGGTCCGGGGATCGAAATCACGTTCGACTTTCACGCCCACAAAGTGCGCGGCGCCTCCGGCGACGGGCGGGAGGCCTCATTCGCCCTCCGGCCCATGACCGTCGCGTCGTTCCACGCCGACTTCGTGACGCTGGTGCGCGACCTCGGCGGCACGCCGACCTTCAACGGCGTCCCGAACGAAGTGCCTTTCCCGCAGCCGTTTCACGAGGATCACCGCGACCGCCCCTACGACGGCGACGCCGCGCGCCGCTACCACCAGGCGCTTCTGGCCACCGACCGCGTGTTCAAGACGTTCCGGTCGTCGTTTCTCGGCAAGTCGAGCCCGTCCCACCTGTTCTGGGGGGCGCTCGACCTTGCCGTGACCCGCTTCTCCGGCGGGCGCGCA harbors:
- a CDS encoding GntR family transcriptional regulator, translating into MSSIEAERHYVLEIEAPERSPKRVSLTDQAYEIIRRRIVLCELEPGHTFTEAELSDQMAMSKTPIREALLRLQVERMVQAIPRRGYTVTPIHVSDINDIFDYRVIIEGACAELAATQASEDDVAKLAALAERSSEEFDSIEGSDIDSVTEQSLLNNVFHESVAIAARNARLHRAAVGAIREYDRFFFLEWSAPSVYPESHSDHREIAARIAARDPQGARRAMISHIENARASLLAAVTNATASGAGELLRLR
- a CDS encoding ABC transporter permease, with the translated sequence MATYLTRRFLLALTVLVIALMVLFLLIYAVPGDPATIALGPRATELQKEAFRERMGLDDPLFVQAINYILSLLQGDMGTDLLSQRPVTDLVFAALPRTVVLAITGLGWAIVVGLPLGVWSALKPNSWIDRIVGIISTSVVALPAFLMAIYGLMLFAVTLKWFPAIGAGEPGDLGDQISHLVLPSLAVGIAWVGYIARLVRVSMLEVLGENHVKTYRAFGVSDFRIAMRFVLPIAVVPVLSVLGVGMGNLLSGAVLVEVVFARPGLGSLAYDAVISRNFPVLFGSVVVTTALYVAANFLADAAIALLDPRVAEQG
- a CDS encoding LysR family transcriptional regulator, which codes for MDIEDLQTFVVVADTGGISAAARRLGIAKSVVSRRLAKLEAELGVQLLARTTRGAALTEAGAIFRDHAARAGAEIDTARETMQPDGALQGRLRVAMPLTFGPTHFAHVLAEMARRNPMLRIQSDYSDRYVDLIAEGFDCAIRVGHLPDSDLLARRVGPIRGQLVASPEYLAANGAPESPADLTRHEALMQGTEAWRLTVEGEIVTVQPQGRYKADNGTALLAAALAGIGIGYLPDCVTHEHLESGALVPVLTDCPPPPAAAYVVRPPGRNPARKIRVLTEMLIEDFETNPARWGLAE
- a CDS encoding pirin family protein; protein product: MSWNPAFDPACPDDVGPDAIETLIIPRSRDLGGFEVRRALPAPKRQMVGPFIFFDQAGPAEFLTGQGVDVRPHPHTGLGTVTYLFQGDFHHRDSTGADQVIRPGELNWMIAGRGVSHSERTSSTARSGPNSLFGIQTWLALPDAHEDMDPSFEHHGKGTLPVIEDDGLSVRLILGTAYGESAPATMLSETFYADVTLGAGKLLPMPDDHEDRGIYIVSGSISVAGQMFEAGQMMVFRPGDRISVAGGERGARLMILGGATLPGPRYIWWNFVASSRERIEAAKAEWRAEKWGTGRFDLPVDDREEHIPLPT
- a CDS encoding ABC transporter permease translates to MTDITATMPPAKARRAKARPAAAILGRLLKNPVGATSLSFIVVMFLAAIFAPLVAPYDPIAISPLERMQGPSLAHWLGTDQLGRDVLSRIIYGTRTAMRVALSGTFGALAVGIALGMISGLGPKWLDSLLVLLNDSLKALPLVLFALALVSIYGPSMVTLITVITISMAPGYFRVVRNQVLVLRNADYIIAAQAMGASKLRLGVTHLLPNLIGPILVLVAMDIPAVIGIESGLSFLGQGVQPPEASWGTMLSEGYAYLRQAPHIAMTAGLPIIFATIAFTFFGESLRDALDPKAAGGRK